Genomic window (Streptomyces sp. RerS4):
TCTCGGACCCGGCGATCCTGACGGAGCAGTCCTCCTGACGGAGCAGTCCTCCTGACGGACCGGTCCCCCGCCTCCGGCTCCCCCGCTCCGGCGGGGGAGCCGGTGCCTCGGCGGGGCGGACGAGGCGGTCCCGCCGATCCGCGTCTCCTCCAAGCGTCTCCTAGATCACCGGTCGGTCACGGAGTCCGATATGCCGACCCTCCGGACCGACAACTCGTCGCCCGCGCAAGGGGATTATCGGACCGCGTGCCGATTGTGGCGTGCGTCACGCGGCGGGGAGAGTGGCGCCCTCCCCAGAGGAACGAGGACGTCATGCGCCCAGACACCACCGGCAGTACCTCCGAAGCGACGGGGGCGCCCCCGGTACAACGCCTCAAGGCCGATTCGGTGGGGCTCGTCGGCGTCGTGTTCATGGCCGTCGCCACCGCCGCCCCGATCACCGCCATGACCGGCAACCTCCCCATCGCCGTCGGCTTCGGCAACGGCATCGGCGCCCCCGCCGGATATCTCTTCGCGACCGTCGTCCTGACCGTCTTCGCCGTCGGATACGTGGCGATGGCCAAGCGGATCACCGCCGCCGGTGCCTTCTACGGATACATCTCCCACGGCCTCGGCCGGATCGCCGGCATGGCCTCCGGCCTGCTCGCGGTCCTCGCCTACATCGTGTTCGAGGCCTCGATCGTCGGCGTCTTCGCCTACTTCGCCAAGACCACCGTCCACGACCAGCTCGGCATCGACCTGCCGTGGATCGCCTACGCGGCCGGCATGCTCGCCGTCACCGCCGCCCTCGCGCACTTCGACATCAACCTCACCGCCAAGGCACTCGGCGTGATGCTCGTCGCCGAGATCGCCGTGCTGTTCGCCGTCGCCACCGCCGTTCTGATCGCGGGCGGCGGGCCGGACGGGATCCCGCTCGAACCCGTCAACCCGACGAACGCCTTCACCGGCACCTCCGCCGGGCTCGGGCTCTTCTTCGCCTTCTGGTCCTGGGTCGGCTTCGAGTCCACCGCGATGTACGGGGAGGAGTCCCGCGACCCCAAGCGGGTCATCCCCAAGGCCACTCTGGTCTCCGTCGTCGGCGTCGGCCTCTTCTACATCTACGTCTCCTGGATGACCATCGCGGGCAACGGCCTCTCGGCGTCCGTGGAGCTGTCCGCCTCCAGCAGTCCCCTCGACCTGTTCTTCGCCCCCACCCGGGCCTTCATCGGCGGCTGGGCCGTCGACGCCTTCCAGTGGCTGCTGCTCACGGGCTCCTTCGCCTGCGGCATGGCCTTCCACCAGTGCGCCGCCCGCTACCTCTACGCCATCGGCCGCGAGGGCTTCCTGCACCCCGCGCTCGGCCGTACGCACCCCCGGCACGGTTCCCCGTACGTCTCCTCCCTCGCGCAGACCGCCATCGCGACGGCGCTGGTCGCGCTGTTCTGGCTGACGGGCCAGGACCCGTACATCCACCTGTACACCCTGCTCGCGATCCTCGGCACGATGGCGATCCTCATCGTCCAGACGCTGTGTTCCTTCGCCGTGATCGGCTACTTCCGCAAGAACCACCCCGAGGACCGGCACTGGTTCCGCACGCTCACCGCTCCCCTGCTCGGCGGGATCGCCATGGCCGCCGTGGTCGTCCTGCTGATCGTCAACATGGAGACCGCCGCCGGGCTCGCCGCCGACTCCTTCTTCTTCGGGCTGATCCCGTGGATCGTGGCCGCCGTCTTCTTCGGCGGGCTCGGACTCGGCCTCTGGCTGAAGCACAAGGCCCCCGAGCGCTACGAGATCATCGGCCGCGTCGTCCTGGAGGACGCCACCGAGCGCGCCGAAGACCCCGCCCACTCCGTCGCGAACGCCTGACCCCTCCGAGGAGGAGCACCGCCATGGCCCGTACCCCCCAGATGCACGCCCTGCGCCGGCTGGCCGCCGAGCACGCCGCCGCACGCCGCCTCGCCATGCCGGCCGCCGAGGTCCGCGGCTCCACGCGCCGCGAACTCCTCGGCCGGGCCGCCGCGCTCGGCCTCGGCACGGCACTCGGCACGACGCTCGCCCCCTCCGCGAGCGCCCACGCTTCGGAGGCCCTGACCGACAAGAGGCCCGTCGCCCCCGCCCGCGTCGCCGTCGTCGGAGCGGGCATCTCCGGCCTGACCGCAGCCCTCACCCTCAAGGACGCCGGCGTCGCCTTCACCCTGTACGAGGCCCATGCGAGCCGCGTCGGCGGCCGGATGTGGACCCAGCGCGACCACTGGGCGTACGGGCAGACCTCCGAGATCGGCGGCGAGCTCATCGACACCAGCCACAAGAAGATCCTGGAGCTGTGTCGCCGCTTCGGCCTGCGCACCGAGGACTTCCTCGGCGGCGGCCCCAACGGCGCCGAGGAGGTGATCTGGGTGGACGGCGCGTACTACTCGCGCGCCCAGGCCGACGAGGACTTCAAGGCCGTCTACCAGGCGCTGCACCGCGACCTCCAGGAGGCCGGCGAGGTCTCCTGGAACTCCACCACCCCGGCGGGAACGGCCCTCGACAACATGACGTTGTACGAGTGGATCGAGACCCGTGTCCCCGGCGGCCACGGCTCGCGCCTGGGCCGGTTCATCGACGTCGCCTACAACGTGGAGTACGGGGCCGACACCGACCGGCAGTCCGCGCTCGCCCTGGTCCTGCTGATGGGCTACCAGCCCAACCCCGGCCACTTCAACGTGTGGGGCCTGTCCAACGAGCGCTACCACATCACCGGCGGCAACGACCTGCTCCCGAACGCCATCGCCCGGGACCTGCCCGCCGGTTCGCTCGTGATGGGGCGCGAGCTGACGGCGCTGCGCGTGGCCGCGGACGGCACCCAGACGCTCACCTTCAACGACGCCGGGGCCGTGCGCACCGTCGTCGCCGACCACACCGTCCTGTGTCTGCCGCTGCCCGTCCTCCAGCGGATCGACCTCAGCGGCGCCGGGTTCGACCCCCTGATGAAGAACCTGCTGCGCGATGCCCGGATGGGCCACTGCACGAAGCTCAACATGCAGTTCACCGCCCGCCCCTGGCGCGGCACCGGCCCCTGGCCGGGCGTGTCCGCCGGGGACTGCTTCACCGACTCCGACGTCCAGCAGACCTGGGACACGACCAAGGTCCAGCCGGGCACCGGAGGCATCCTCCTCCAGTACGGCGGCGGCACCCTCGCCGCCGCCCTCACCCCGGCGACCCCCTTCGCCACCGAGAGCGACCCGTACGTACGGGCCCTCGCGGAGCGGACGCTCACCGGCATCGACGCCTTCTTCCCGGGCACGAAAGCCGTCTGGAACGGCCGGGCGCAGCTGTCGGCCTGGCACCGCAACCCGTACTCCCTCGGCGCGTACTCGTACTGGCCCACCGGATACCTGCACCGCTACGCCAAGTACGAGGGCACCGCGCAGGGGCGCGTCCACATCGGCGGCGAGCACTGCTCGTACGACTTCCAGGGCTTCATGGAAGGCGGCGCGACCGAGGGCGAGCGGGCGGCGCGGGAGGTGATCGCCGCCCTCACGCCCTGACGGACGCGCGGGGGTCGGCCGACCGGGCGCCGGCCGGCCCCCCGGCTCCGCCCCTGCACCCCCCCGTGGGCGCAGGCGCGTGCCGGTGCGGGCGATCGGCCGTCATGCCGTGGTGATGTGTCCCGACCGTACGCGCGCGGCGGTCGTGGGCGCGGCCCACCAGGGGGTGATCATCCGCTGACACCGGCGGGGTAGCGGATGTACGACCCTGGTTGTACGAGTGTCCGGACCGTGGCGCCTAGGCTCGGGGCATGGCATTTCGGGGAGGGTGGTGGGGGGCCGTACGCGGGGTGCTCCCGCAGGTGGCCGACGCGGTCTACGCGTTCGGGTCGTTGGGGATCTCGGCGTCGATGCTCCACAACTGGCCCGACCCGAACCACTACTGGCGCGCCCCCGACGCCCTGGCCTACTGCCTCCTCGCGGCCATGTACCTGCCGCTCGCCGTACGCCGCCGGGCCCCCCTCCTGATCCTCGGCAGCAGCGCGACGGTCGTCCTCGGCTATTTCACCCTGGCCTACTACCATCCGGTGGCCGTTTGCGGTCTGGCGCTGGCCAACTACACCGTCGCCGCGCACCGTTCGCGCACCGTCTCCGTCCCGTGCACCGTCACGACGTGGCTGGTCCTGCTGTGGGGGACCCGGCTGGCCGAGCCCGGCATCGGACTGCTCAGCGTCGCCTTCGTCACGGCCACCGCCGCCGTCACCTGGGTCACCGGGGACGTCTCGCGCCGTCTCGCCGAGCGCGGACGGCGCCTGGCCGCGCTGACCGAGCAGTTGCGCCGCGAGCAGGAGGAGCGGACGCGCAGGGCCGTCTCGGACGAGTGCATGCGGATAGCCCGCGAACTGCACGACGTCATCGCCCACCACGTCTCCGTCATCTCGATCCAGGCGGGACTGGCCGATTACGTCTTCGCCTCGGATCCGCCGACCGCGCACCGGGCCATCGGCGTCATCACGGACAGCGCCCGGGACGCCGGTGACGAGATGCGCCGTATGCTCGCCGTCCTGCGCCACGGCGTCGAGCACAGCGCCCACGACCGCGGCGACACCCTTCCCGACACGGACGGCGCGGCTCCGGGGATGGCGCGGCTCGCGGAACTCGCCGACCGCGTCCGGGCGGCGGGCGTTGCGGTCCGCATCACGGGCGAGGGTCTCGACGAGCCGCTGCCCGCCGGCCTGGACATGTGCGTCTACCGGGTCGTACAGGAAGCCCTGACCAACGTGCTCAAACACGCGCCCACGGCCTCGGCGACCGTCGACCTCTCGCGCGGCCACAACGCCCTCCGCGTCCGCGTCACCGACGACGGGCCCTCCCGGCCGCGGCCCGAGAAGCGAGACGGCCCGGGTCACGGTTTGATCGGCATGCGTGAACGGGCAACAATCTACGGCGGCACCGTCACGGCCGGTGTCCGCTCGCAAGGGGGATTCGAGGTCGATCTCGTCATGCCCCTACCGGACATGTGACGACCGGTCAGCCGCGAGAAGAGCCGTTCCCCGGGGGAGACGACAGGAAATGCCCAAGGTTCTTGTGGTCGACGACCAGATCCTCGTCCGCTCCGGGCTGGCCGCACTGCTCCGGGCCGCCCCGGACATCGAGGTCGTCGCGGAGGCGGACAGCGGCGAGGAGGCCGTGGGCCTGGCCGCCGAACTGCGTCCCGACGTGATCCTCATGGACGTCCGCATGCCCGGCATGGGAGGCATCGCCGCGACCGCCGCCATCCTGGAGCAGGCGCCCGCCCCGCACCCCCGGGTCATCATGCTCACGACCTTCGACCTGGACGCGTACGTGTACGACGCGCTCCGCGCCGGAGCGAGCGGCTACCTCCTCAAGAACACCCCACCGCAGCGGCTCCTGGCGGCCATCCACACCGTCCACGCCGGCGACACGCTGCTGAGCCCCGCGGCCCTCGCCGGGCTCATGAAGGCCTGCGCCCCCGGCCCGGAACGCAGCCGCACCCGTCCCCGACTCGACTGCCTGACGCCCCGCGAGGTCGAAATACTGACCCTGGTCGGCACCGGCCTGTCCAACACCGAGATCGCCGGCCGCCTCGTCCTCAGCCCCGCCACCATCAAGACGCACGTCCACCGGTGCATGAACAAACTCGCCCTCAGCAGCCGCGCCCAAGCCGTCGTCTTCGCCTACGAGGCGGGCCTCATCAGCGCCTGACAGCCCTGGTCACGGCCGACACGGCCGGCTGATGTGGCCGCTGGTGCGCCGCAGGTTCGCACGCTCGACGTCCGGGCCGGCGTCCGTGGCGGCCAGGCCCTCGATCGTCGCCGCCACGGACGAGGCACTGACGGGCCGGAGCGGCGTCGTCATCGGCGCCGGGGCGAGGCCTGTGGCCCCCTTTCGCGGCCCGACGCGTCAGGTGCGGGTACCGCCGAACGGTCCCCCGAACGGACCGCCGATGCCGTAGTACAGGCCGATTTCCTCGCGGTAGCCGGGATCGCCCAGGTGCTTGTCCCGGTGGAACTCCGGAGCGTCCTTGATCTGCTCCTTGGTCCGATCGACATAGATCTTCTGCTCGTCCGGGTCGATGCGGGTCACCGTGCTGGCCGGGAGCAGGACTTCCTTGCCGAAGATCCAGACGCCGGTGTCGACGACCAGATAGGCGTCGCCGGCCTCGGCGGAGTGCTTGTCGACCTTGCCGATGGCGCCGTCGAGCGCTTCGACCTTGTAGCCGGTGAGATCCTGGCCGGCGGTGAGGCCGGCGCTCGGCTGATAGCGCCACACATTCTCAGTCATGCGGAACAACTCCTCCGGTAGACAACAAACCTTGACCCCACCCCGCGTGCCCCGACCGTCGGACTTCATTCCCGTTCCGTGGACGGGTCGTCAGGGGGTGCGGCCGGCGCAGGTCAGGTGGGCCGCCGTGACCGGGGCGCCTTCGGCGACGTTGCGGTCCCAGGTGACCGTCTTGACCGTCACGGGCCGGGTGCCGACGGCCACGTCGAAGGACGCGTCGTGCCCCGGGACGACGCGCAGCCGGGACCCGGGCAGGGCGGCCGCGAGGGTGGCCGCGTCGTCCTCCCGGCCCTCGGCGTGGCTGATGACCGGCGGGCCGTCGGGCCGCGCCACCGGGGCGAACCGCGAGGTGTCCCTGACGGCGAAGCCGTTGTCGCGCAGCGCGGCGGCGACGACGGCGTCGTCCACGCGGACGGCGATGCCGGCGGGATTGGTGCGCGCCGGGGTTTCGGGGACGGGCTGGATCCGGGGGTCCCCGGTGATCGGCCGGTCCTCGGCCAGGGCCTTCCACAGCGCCTCGGAGCGGGACTTGTGCCAGACGAGGGTGGAACCCACCCCGGGCACCCGGTGGTCGAACAGGTCGATCGGCACGGTGGCGAACTCGGTGCGGTCGGCGGAGAGGCGGCCCAGGGCCTGACCGATGCGGACCAGGTCGACCAGACCGGTCCGCTCGTCGGTGCGTACGGACTTCAGCAGGGCTCGGGCCGTGCGCGCGGCGCTCAGGGGAGTGGACAGGGCGCCCTCGGCGCTGAGCCGGCCCAGCAGGTCGGTCACCACCCGCTGCTGACGCCGCATCCGGCCGAGGTCGCCCGCCTTGTTGATGTGGCGGGCGCGGACGTAACGCAGCGTCGTGTTCCCGTCGGTGCGGTGGGTGCCGGCGGTGATGTCGAGGCCGGAGTTCTCGTCCATGAGGGGCTTGTCCGTGCAGACGGTGGCGCCCCCGAGGTTGTCGACGGCCTGCTCGAAGCCGGCGAACCCGGTCTCCAGGTAGTGATCGATGCGCAGACCCGTGGCCTTCTCCACGGTGCGTACGGTCTGCGGGCCACCGCCCATCGCGTAAGCGCCGTTGATCTTGCCGAGGCGGGCGGGGGTGGTGTCGGCGTACTCGACGTACGAATCGCGCGGGATGGAGACGACGCTCGCCCGTCGCCGGTCCTCTGACAGGTGCAGGAGCATCATCACGTCGGTGCAGTCGCATCCCTTGCCGCCCACGTGCAGCCGACGCTTCTCGGCCGCCGAGAGCCCGGCGCGACTGTCGATGCCGACGACGAGGATGTTGAGGCCACGGCCGGCCCCGTCCCTTGACGCGTCGTCCGCCGCCGAGAAGGCCTGTGCGGCCCCCACGCAGGAGCCGATGGCCAGGGTCGCCAGCAGGGAGAGAGCAACGACGGAACGGCGCATCACACAACCCTCACGATCGGGACAAATCGATGGCAAGGGGAGAAACTACCGGGCGGGGGCCCGCAGGGCCGGGCTACACGCCCGCAGGCGTGCGGACGTCCCTCCCGTCGCGCAGAGTGACAGATCGCGCCATCCGTGTCACCGATCCACGCGCGGGTGATTGACCGCCCCTCGCCGGGGAAGCCGTTCTGCATGGCAGTGGAACGCAGTCCCGCGGCGGCGGCGTGGACCACGGGGCCCGGCCCGGACGGCGGGCGGCCCCTGGCGGCGCCGCCGGCCCCGGATGTCAGCTCCGAAGTCACGCCCGATGTCGCGCCCGGTGTCGTCGCGGCCGAAGCCCTCGTATCACCGGTGAGCTCGCACAACGAGTGGGATCCGCTGGAGGAGGTCGTCGTCGGCCGGCTGGACGGCGCCACGATTCCGTCCAGCCATCCCGTCGTGAGCTGCAACGTCCCGTCGTGGGCGGCGAAGCTGCAAGGGGTCGCCGCCGGTTTCAGGTACCCGCGCAGGATCGTCGAACAGGCGCAGGAGGAACTCGACGATTTCGTCGCCCTGCTCCAGTCCCTCGGCGTCACCGTCCGGCGCCCGGACGCCGTCGACCACCGGCAGCGTTTCCGCACCCCCGGCTGGGCCTCGCGCGGCTTCTGCAACAGCTGTCCGCGCGACAGCCTCCTCGTGATCGGCGACGAGGTCATCGAGACACCGATGGCCTGGCCGTGCCGCTACTTCGAGACGCACTCCTACCGCACGATCCTCAAGGACTACTTCCGCCGTGGCGCGCGCTGGACGTCGGCGCCCAAGCCCCAGCTCACGGACGAGCTGTTCGATCCGGACTTCAGCGTCCCCGGCGCCGACGAGCCCATGCGCTACATCCTCACCGAGTTCGAGCCGGTCTTCGACGCGGCCGACTTCGTACGCGCCGGCCGGGACCTCTTCGTCACCCGCAGCAACGTCACCAACCGGATGGGCATCGACTGGCTGCGCCGCCATCTCGGAGACGGCTACCGCGTCCACGAGATCGAGAGCCGCTGCCGCACGCCCATGCACATCGACACCACCTTCCTCGTGCTCGCGCCGGGGAAGGTCCTGGTCAACCCCGATTACATCGACGTGGACCGGCTGCCGCCGATCCTGGACTCCTGGGACGTGCTCGTCGCCCCCGAACCGGAACCGATCGCCGAACCCCTGCTCAAGGTCACCTCGATGTGCGGGAAGTGGCTGAGCATGAACGTCCTGATGCTCGACGAGCGGCGGGTCATCGCGGAGCGGCACCACACCGGGATGCTGCGGGCGCTGGAGCGTTGGGGCTTCGAGCCGATCCCGAGCGACCTCCTGCACTACGCGCCGTTCGGTGGCTCGTTCCACTGCGCAACGCTCGACGTCCGCCGGCGCGGCACGCTCGAATCGTACTTCGACTGACCGATCAATCCCGAGGGGAGCCGGCGAGCGGGCTGGAGTCGAGGCCGTGCAGCAGTTCCGGCGGGCCGGGGTACACGGTCGCCGGGCCGGCGGCCGTGAGCTCGGCCTCGGAGATCCCGCCCGTGAGCAGGGCGATGCACGTGACGCCGGCGCGGGCCGCCGCCTTGACGTCCCAGACCGTGTCGCCGACGAACACGGCGTCGGCGGGCTCGACGTCGGCGAGGGAGAGTGCCTGGCAGACCAGGTCGGGGGCCGGCTTGGAGCTGTCCACGTCGTCGGCGGAGGTGGCTCCGGCGATCACCTCGTCGACGTCGAGCGCCGCGCGGATCGCCTTGACCTCGTCGGCGGAGGCCGAGCTGGCCAGGATGACGCGGAGCCCGCGGGCGGCGATCTCGCGCAGCAGGTCCGGAGCGCGGTCCAGGACCGGGAGGGAGTCGAACCAGGCCGCGTACAGGGCGTGGTGCGCGTCCCGTAGGGCCTGGTCGTCGCGGTGGTCGTGTTCCTCGCCGAGCAGGTGCTCCAGGATCCGGTCACCGCCCATGCCGATGGCCCGGTGGACGCGCGCCATCGGGACCTCGTGGCCGTGCTGGTGCAGGGCCTGCCACCAGGTCAGGACATGCAGGTAATTGGTGTCCACCAGGGTGCCGTCGAGATCGAAAAGGGCAGCCCGGGGCCGGTGCTGCGCGCTCGTGGCCATGATGCGGCTCCCGTCCTCGCGGGCATGCGGATGGTGCGTGCCCTCACGGTGTGCGGCTTCCCGAACCGAGGCCCGCCATGCCGGCCCGCCGGGGATTTCCGACTGCCTGTCCGCCGCCCTGATCGATCGGCTTGTGCCGAAGGCCGGTTGGGGGGAGCGTAGGGCACCGGGAAGGGGGGTGGTTCGCATGGTCATGGCAGCCGGGGTGGCCTGGCTCCTGTTGCTGGTCGTGTGGATCCTGCGGCTTCGGGGTGCGCGGGGGCCGCGGGGTGCGCCGTTCGGCACGGCGGCGCTGTCACCGGTCGAGGTGGCGCTGCTGCGCGGGGGCAAGCGGGCGGCGGCGCGGACCGGGCTGGTCGAGCTGTACCTCGGCGGTGCGGTGGAGCCCGCCTGGCAGCAGACCGTCCACCGCTGCGGTTCCCCGCGCGGAGGCTCCGACGTGGCCCGCGCACAGTTCCGGGCGCTCCAGGGGCACATGCACCCGCGGCAGCTCCAGCGCCTCGATGGGGTGCGGTCGGCCGTCCACGACACGTCGGAGAAGCTGGCGCGTGCGGGGCTGCTGGTGTCGCGAAGGCGGGCGCGGGCCGTACGGTTCCTGCTGCTCCCGGTGTTCGGCGCGGCGCCGGTCGGGGCGATCGCGGGCGGGCAGGCGGCGCCGTGGCTGTCCCTCGCTTTGCTCGCCGACGCCGGCGCGGTGGCCCTGTGGGTGTGGCCCCGACGCACCCTGTGCGGTACGAACCTCCTCGACCGACTGCGCCGCGACCACGCCGCGACCCGATGGGCGACCGAACGGGAGCCGGAGGCCCTGCTGCTGGGCGTGGCCCTGTTCGGCGTCCCCGTGCTCCGCGACCGCCTCCCCCGCTTCACCGAGCAGAGCGGCCTGCTGACCCGACCACCGAGGACCCCCACAGACCGCGGCGGCGGCGGCTCCGGCGACCCCTTCGCCCCCTGCGGCGGCTGAGCCGGCTCGCGGTCCGGCTCAGGCGTGACGGTCGGTCAGGACCATGGGGCCCGTGCTCCCCCACGCGTCGGCCGTCAGCGCGCCCGGACGAAGGCGGCGATCTCCGGGGTGTCCGGCCGGTACCCGTCGGAGGTGTCCACGGTCAGCGTGAGTGCGTCGAGGGAGATGTCGACGAACGCGTCGGGACTGTAGGTGCCCGTGGCGATGTCCGTGAGGAGTTGCCGATCGCCGTGCGCGGCGCGGTGCCCGTCGGTGGCGGCGCGCCGGGTGACGCGTTCGACGATGGTCCGCGTGGTCGTGGCGCAGCGGATGACGCGGAGTTCGGCGAGCTCCGTGAGGGGTTCGAGGCCGGGGCGCCACAGGCGGTCCTGGTAGGCGGCTTCGGCGACGACGGTGACGCCTGCCCGCAAGAGCACGGTGAGGGTCGTGAAGAAGGCGTGCATGGCGGGGATGTCGAGGCGGTCCTGACCGTCCGCGACATGGTCCGGGGTGTTCATGACCATGCCCTGCTTGATCTCGTCGCGGATGATCGCGGGGCAACCGAGTTCGCGGGCCAGGCTGTGGGCGAGGGTGGTCTTGCCCGTGGCCGGTGGACCGCTGACGACGACGAGCGTGGGCCGTGTGGGCGTGGGCCGTGTGGGCATGGGCTGAACTCCGCGGAGATGGCGCGACGACACGGTCGCGGCCTCGGACGTGGCTCGTCCGGAGGGTACAGGGCCCGCCCCGGGGAGGTCGCCGACCTCGTCCTTCCCCCGGCCTGCGAGCGGCGGGCGTCGCGCGGAAGAGTTCGCGAGCCTGCGGGGCGCCTCGTTCCGTCGGGCCGCCGGCACCGCGATGATGAGCGACCGTCACCCCTTCGTGGAGAGGACGGGAGCATGGCGAGGTTGCGTGCGGGGCAGGGCGTACTGCGTCGCAAACCGATCGAGCACATCGAAGAAGCGGAGGGAGCCCCCGGCGAACAGCTCACACGCACGCTCGGCCTGTGGCAGCTGACCGCCATCGGTGTCGGCGGCATCATCGGCGCGGGGATCTTCACCCTGGCCGGGACGGTCGCCAACGGTGTGGCGGGGCCGGCCGTACTGGTCTCGTTCCTCATCGCCGGCGTGGCCAGCGCCGCGGCCGCCTTCTCCTACGCGGAGTTCGCCGGACTGATCCCGAAGGCGGGATCGGCGTACACGTACGGCTACGCGGTACTGGGCGAGCTGGCGGGCTGGTTCATCGGCTGGGACCTGCTCCTGGAGTACACGGCCATCGTGGCGGTCGTCGCCATCGGGATCTCCGGCTACTTCAACTTCCTGCTGGTCGAGACGGGCACGGCCCTGCCCACCTGGATGCTGGGAGCGCCGGGGACCGGTGAGGGCCACCGCGTCGACCTGATCGCCGTCGTGCTCTGCCTGTTCACCGCGTACCTGCTCAACCTCGGCATCAAGAGCGCCGCGCGCTTCGAGACGGTCGTCGTCGGGCTGAAGGTGCTGGTGGTGCTGCTGGTGATCGTCGTCGGCTTCTTCCACATCAACACGTCCAACTACACGCCCTTCTTCCCCTACGGGGTCGGCGGCGCCTTCACCGGTGCGGCGACGGTCTTCTTCGCGGTGTTCGGCTACGACGCGATGAGCACGGCGGCGGAGGAGTCCAAGGACGCCCAGCGCCACATGCCGAAGGCGATCATTTACTCCCTCGCGATCGCCATGGTGCTGTACGTGCTCGCCTGCCTGGTCCTGACCGGCATGCAGAAGTACACGGAGATCGACCCGGAGAGCGGGTTCTCCAGCGCGTTCAAGGCCGTCGGGCTCGGCGCGATCGCCGACGTCATCGCCGTCGGGGCGATCATCGGCATCCTCACCGTCATGTTCACGTTCATGCTCGGTGTGACGC
Coding sequences:
- a CDS encoding APC family permease encodes the protein MRPDTTGSTSEATGAPPVQRLKADSVGLVGVVFMAVATAAPITAMTGNLPIAVGFGNGIGAPAGYLFATVVLTVFAVGYVAMAKRITAAGAFYGYISHGLGRIAGMASGLLAVLAYIVFEASIVGVFAYFAKTTVHDQLGIDLPWIAYAAGMLAVTAALAHFDINLTAKALGVMLVAEIAVLFAVATAVLIAGGGPDGIPLEPVNPTNAFTGTSAGLGLFFAFWSWVGFESTAMYGEESRDPKRVIPKATLVSVVGVGLFYIYVSWMTIAGNGLSASVELSASSSPLDLFFAPTRAFIGGWAVDAFQWLLLTGSFACGMAFHQCAARYLYAIGREGFLHPALGRTHPRHGSPYVSSLAQTAIATALVALFWLTGQDPYIHLYTLLAILGTMAILIVQTLCSFAVIGYFRKNHPEDRHWFRTLTAPLLGGIAMAAVVVLLIVNMETAAGLAADSFFFGLIPWIVAAVFFGGLGLGLWLKHKAPERYEIIGRVVLEDATERAEDPAHSVANA
- a CDS encoding FAD-dependent oxidoreductase; the encoded protein is MARTPQMHALRRLAAEHAAARRLAMPAAEVRGSTRRELLGRAAALGLGTALGTTLAPSASAHASEALTDKRPVAPARVAVVGAGISGLTAALTLKDAGVAFTLYEAHASRVGGRMWTQRDHWAYGQTSEIGGELIDTSHKKILELCRRFGLRTEDFLGGGPNGAEEVIWVDGAYYSRAQADEDFKAVYQALHRDLQEAGEVSWNSTTPAGTALDNMTLYEWIETRVPGGHGSRLGRFIDVAYNVEYGADTDRQSALALVLLMGYQPNPGHFNVWGLSNERYHITGGNDLLPNAIARDLPAGSLVMGRELTALRVAADGTQTLTFNDAGAVRTVVADHTVLCLPLPVLQRIDLSGAGFDPLMKNLLRDARMGHCTKLNMQFTARPWRGTGPWPGVSAGDCFTDSDVQQTWDTTKVQPGTGGILLQYGGGTLAAALTPATPFATESDPYVRALAERTLTGIDAFFPGTKAVWNGRAQLSAWHRNPYSLGAYSYWPTGYLHRYAKYEGTAQGRVHIGGEHCSYDFQGFMEGGATEGERAAREVIAALTP
- a CDS encoding histidine kinase, with the protein product MAFRGGWWGAVRGVLPQVADAVYAFGSLGISASMLHNWPDPNHYWRAPDALAYCLLAAMYLPLAVRRRAPLLILGSSATVVLGYFTLAYYHPVAVCGLALANYTVAAHRSRTVSVPCTVTTWLVLLWGTRLAEPGIGLLSVAFVTATAAVTWVTGDVSRRLAERGRRLAALTEQLRREQEERTRRAVSDECMRIARELHDVIAHHVSVISIQAGLADYVFASDPPTAHRAIGVITDSARDAGDEMRRMLAVLRHGVEHSAHDRGDTLPDTDGAAPGMARLAELADRVRAAGVAVRITGEGLDEPLPAGLDMCVYRVVQEALTNVLKHAPTASATVDLSRGHNALRVRVTDDGPSRPRPEKRDGPGHGLIGMRERATIYGGTVTAGVRSQGGFEVDLVMPLPDM
- a CDS encoding response regulator transcription factor; protein product: MPKVLVVDDQILVRSGLAALLRAAPDIEVVAEADSGEEAVGLAAELRPDVILMDVRMPGMGGIAATAAILEQAPAPHPRVIMLTTFDLDAYVYDALRAGASGYLLKNTPPQRLLAAIHTVHAGDTLLSPAALAGLMKACAPGPERSRTRPRLDCLTPREVEILTLVGTGLSNTEIAGRLVLSPATIKTHVHRCMNKLALSSRAQAVVFAYEAGLISA
- a CDS encoding PRC-barrel domain-containing protein, with the translated sequence MTENVWRYQPSAGLTAGQDLTGYKVEALDGAIGKVDKHSAEAGDAYLVVDTGVWIFGKEVLLPASTVTRIDPDEQKIYVDRTKEQIKDAPEFHRDKHLGDPGYREEIGLYYGIGGPFGGPFGGTRT
- a CDS encoding LCP family protein → MRRSVVALSLLATLAIGSCVGAAQAFSAADDASRDGAGRGLNILVVGIDSRAGLSAAEKRRLHVGGKGCDCTDVMMLLHLSEDRRRASVVSIPRDSYVEYADTTPARLGKINGAYAMGGGPQTVRTVEKATGLRIDHYLETGFAGFEQAVDNLGGATVCTDKPLMDENSGLDITAGTHRTDGNTTLRYVRARHINKAGDLGRMRRQQRVVTDLLGRLSAEGALSTPLSAARTARALLKSVRTDERTGLVDLVRIGQALGRLSADRTEFATVPIDLFDHRVPGVGSTLVWHKSRSEALWKALAEDRPITGDPRIQPVPETPARTNPAGIAVRVDDAVVAAALRDNGFAVRDTSRFAPVARPDGPPVISHAEGREDDAATLAAALPGSRLRVVPGHDASFDVAVGTRPVTVKTVTWDRNVAEGAPVTAAHLTCAGRTP
- a CDS encoding amidinotransferase; protein product: MAVERSPAAAAWTTGPGPDGGRPLAAPPAPDVSSEVTPDVAPGVVAAEALVSPVSSHNEWDPLEEVVVGRLDGATIPSSHPVVSCNVPSWAAKLQGVAAGFRYPRRIVEQAQEELDDFVALLQSLGVTVRRPDAVDHRQRFRTPGWASRGFCNSCPRDSLLVIGDEVIETPMAWPCRYFETHSYRTILKDYFRRGARWTSAPKPQLTDELFDPDFSVPGADEPMRYILTEFEPVFDAADFVRAGRDLFVTRSNVTNRMGIDWLRRHLGDGYRVHEIESRCRTPMHIDTTFLVLAPGKVLVNPDYIDVDRLPPILDSWDVLVAPEPEPIAEPLLKVTSMCGKWLSMNVLMLDERRVIAERHHTGMLRALERWGFEPIPSDLLHYAPFGGSFHCATLDVRRRGTLESYFD
- a CDS encoding HAD family hydrolase, with the protein product MATSAQHRPRAALFDLDGTLVDTNYLHVLTWWQALHQHGHEVPMARVHRAIGMGGDRILEHLLGEEHDHRDDQALRDAHHALYAAWFDSLPVLDRAPDLLREIAARGLRVILASSASADEVKAIRAALDVDEVIAGATSADDVDSSKPAPDLVCQALSLADVEPADAVFVGDTVWDVKAAARAGVTCIALLTGGISEAELTAAGPATVYPGPPELLHGLDSSPLAGSPRD